One window from the genome of Dioscorea cayenensis subsp. rotundata cultivar TDr96_F1 chromosome 3, TDr96_F1_v2_PseudoChromosome.rev07_lg8_w22 25.fasta, whole genome shotgun sequence encodes:
- the LOC120256686 gene encoding LOW QUALITY PROTEIN: temperature-induced lipocalin-1 (The sequence of the model RefSeq protein was modified relative to this genomic sequence to represent the inferred CDS: deleted 2 bases in 1 codon): protein MAKTTTMSVVKNLDIKRYMGRWYEIASFPSFFQPRNGENTRATYTLNEDGTVHVLNETWSNGKRDYIEGTAYKADPASDEAKLKVKFYVPPFLPIIPVTGDYWVLFIDEDYEYAVIGQPSRKYLWILSRKTHIDEELYNQLVEKAKEEGYDVSKLHKTPQADPPPESGLAPNDTNGIWWIKSLFGK from the exons ATGGCGAAGACGACGACGATGTCGGTGGTGAAGAACCTGGACATCAAGCGCTACATGGGACGGTGGTACGAGATCGCATCATTCCCCTCCTTCTTCCAGCCGCGCAACGGCGAGAACACTAGGGCGACGTACACGCTGAACGAAGACGGGACGGTGCATGTGCTTAACGAGACGTGGAGCAACGGCAAGCGGGATTATATCGAGGGCACGGCGTACAAGGCCGATCCGGCCAGCGATGAGGCGAAACTCAAGGTCAAGTTCTATGTGCCGCCGTTCTTGCCGATAATCCCTGTTACTGGGGATTACTGGGTGTTGTTCATTGATGAGGATTATGAGTACGCGGTCATTGGGCAGCCCTCTAGGAAATATCTCTGG ATACTAAGTAGAAAAACTCACATAGATGAAGAGTTGTACAATCAGTTGGTAGAGAAAGCTAAGGAAGAAGGCTATGATGTGAGCAAGCTTCACAAGACTCCACAAGCTGATCCTCCACCAGAGTCTGGG CTTGCCCCAAATGACACCAATGGCATTTGGTGGATCAAATCCCTCTTTGGAAAGTAA